TTCCGCTACGACGAAAAGGGACTGAAGATGACCAGTCTGGGTGTACGGCGCTCCCGCCGGCTCGGCCACGGCGGCATACGCCGCGTTGTTCCCCTCGCTGCCGTCGCCACGGCAGGTGCCCTCCTGCTCTCCGCCTGCGGCGGCTCGGACTCGGGCTCGGGCGGGACGTCCAAGTCGCTGACGTTCTGGATCTCCACGGTTCCGGGGCAGGACGCGGGCTGGAAGAAGATGGTGGCGGAGTACAAGAAGGAAACCGGCGTCAAGGTCAACCTCGTCAACATCCCCTACGACGGCTACGACGCGAAGCTGCGCAACGCCGCGCAGGCGAACTCCCTGCCCGACGTGGCGGCGGTGCCGAAGCTGGACCCGATCTGGGCGAACAAGCTGATCGACCTCGGCCCCATCGCCAACAAGAAGAGCAACAAGATCAACAAGAACTTCATCGCCAAGGACTCGTCCGGGAAGGTGCTGTCCATCCCCTCGGACATCACCGCGTCCGGCCTGTTCATCAACAAGTCGCTCTTCGAGAAGGCCGGCGTCTCCTTCCCGACCTCGCCGCAGAAGACCTGGACCTGGACCGAATTCGTCAAGGCGGCGGACAAGGTCCGGGAGAAGACCGGCGCCAAGTACTCCCTCACCTTCGACCAGTCGCCGTCCCGGCTCCGCGCCATGGTGTACGAGCTCGGCGGGAAGTACGTCCACGCCGACTCCTCCGGCAAGTTCTCGGTGGACGCCGCGACCCGGAAGGCCGTGAAGCGCTTCGTCGCGATGAACGACGACAAGACCATGCCGAAGTCGGTGTGGACCAGCGGCGCCGACCCGTCCGCCATGTTCCAGAGCGGTGACGTGGTCGCCTACTGGTCCGGTGTGTGGCAGGTGCCCGCCTTCGCGGAGAGCATCAAGAAGTTCGAGTGGGCGAGCGTCCCCACCCCCGCCGAGCCGGTGCAGGCCAGTGACGTCAACAGCGGCGGCATGATGGTCGGCTTCAACAACAACGGAGCCGCGGCCACCGCCACGGAGAAGTTCATCTCCTGGCTGTACGAGCCGGCCCACTACCAGGCGCTGTGCGAGGCGTCCGGGTTCCTGCCCGTCGAGAGCGGTCTGACCCCGAAGTACCCCTTCAAGTCCGAGGCGGCGCAGGCGGCGTTCAAGCTCTACAACGAGTCGATCCCGCTGTACGCCCCGATCTCCGGCTACTTCAACACCGCGCAGACGAACTGGGTGCTGAAGGGCAAGAGCCTCACCGAGGACCCGACCAAGACGGAGCTCGGCAAGGCGATCAACGGCCAGCAGTCGGCCGACAAGGCGCTGGACAACATCGTGGCCGGCTACAACCAGCAGGTCGGCGGCTGAGCGCAGGCCGACAGGCCCGGGCGGCGGCGTCTCGACACCGCCGCCCGGCCTCGGGGCCACGCGATGCCGGGCTCACGCCCCTGAGCCCACAGGAACCCATTCCACCAGCACGGAGTCAGGAAGATGACCAAACGCGCCCCGGACGTGTCCGCGAGCCCGCCCAGGAGACGCAGTAAGTACACCCTTGCGCCGCTCGTCCTCATCGCGGCCAACGTCGTGCTCTTCGCGCTGTTCTTCCTCTGGCCGGCGGTGATCGGGCTCGTCTACTCGTTCACGAACTACACGGGCGTGGGGGCGTTCCAGTTCATCGGACTGGACAACTACCAGCGCCTGTTCGGGGACTCCACCTTCTTCGACGCGCTGACCCGGACGCTGCTGTACACCGTGCTCTTCGTCCCGCTGAACTTCGTGTTCTCGCTGCTCATCGCCAACGTGCTGGTGAGCAGGCACGCCAAGGGCGTGTCGGTGGCCCGCGTCTTCTTCTTCATCCCGTGGCTGCTGTCGCCCATCGTCGTGGGTGTGCTGTGGCGGTGGCTGTTCGGCGAGAACTTCGGACTGGTCAACTACCTCATCGAGAAGTTCGGCGGAAGTGCCGTCCCGTGGCAGTCGAACGCGGACCTGTCGCTGCTGGTCGTGGTGGTCGCGGCGTCCTGGGCCTGGACGGGCTTCTCGATGCTGCTGTTCATCGCGGCGATCAAGAACGTACCGGTCTCGTACTACGAGGCGGCATCGCTCGACGGCGCCGGTCCGTGGCGCCAGTTCATGAGCATCACCCTGCCGAGCATCGCGCCCACGTCCTTCATCGTGATCCTGCTCAACACGATCCACGCGATGAAGGAGTATCCGCTGTTCGCCTCCCTCAACAACGGCGGACCCGGGACGTCGAACAACCTGCTTGTCCAGTACATCTACCAGACCGGCTTCAAATCGGGCCAGATCGGCTACGCGAGCGCCGCGTCGTTC
This genomic stretch from Streptomyces sp. Go-475 harbors:
- a CDS encoding extracellular solute-binding protein — protein: MTSLGVRRSRRLGHGGIRRVVPLAAVATAGALLLSACGGSDSGSGGTSKSLTFWISTVPGQDAGWKKMVAEYKKETGVKVNLVNIPYDGYDAKLRNAAQANSLPDVAAVPKLDPIWANKLIDLGPIANKKSNKINKNFIAKDSSGKVLSIPSDITASGLFINKSLFEKAGVSFPTSPQKTWTWTEFVKAADKVREKTGAKYSLTFDQSPSRLRAMVYELGGKYVHADSSGKFSVDAATRKAVKRFVAMNDDKTMPKSVWTSGADPSAMFQSGDVVAYWSGVWQVPAFAESIKKFEWASVPTPAEPVQASDVNSGGMMVGFNNNGAAATATEKFISWLYEPAHYQALCEASGFLPVESGLTPKYPFKSEAAQAAFKLYNESIPLYAPISGYFNTAQTNWVLKGKSLTEDPTKTELGKAINGQQSADKALDNIVAGYNQQVGG
- a CDS encoding sugar ABC transporter permease, which encodes MTKRAPDVSASPPRRRSKYTLAPLVLIAANVVLFALFFLWPAVIGLVYSFTNYTGVGAFQFIGLDNYQRLFGDSTFFDALTRTLLYTVLFVPLNFVFSLLIANVLVSRHAKGVSVARVFFFIPWLLSPIVVGVLWRWLFGENFGLVNYLIEKFGGSAVPWQSNADLSLLVVVVAASWAWTGFSMLLFIAAIKNVPVSYYEAASLDGAGPWRQFMSITLPSIAPTSFIVILLNTIHAMKEYPLFASLNNGGPGTSNNLLVQYIYQTGFKSGQIGYASAASFVLMLILMAVAIIQLVVNRRVENR